CTGCCAtggataaacaaaacacattacaggTTTCAGCCAGCATTATGACAGGCCaccagcactaaaaaaaaaaaaaaaaaaaacaatatacaaaaatattCTTGAAACAAATGTCCATGCAATGTTTAATCAAATTCAGGTGAGCGGTTCCCATTAAAAAAACCATGAACATGTGCAAGGAAATACCCAAGTCTAAACACATCTGAATTACCGGAAGTAGTCACATGACGCTGCTAGAAGCATGCGGTTTGCTTCAGTGGTTTTCTCCATCACCATCAGCATAACGTCAAAGGGGGTTCTGCTGTTTCTCAGGGCTACAAGTCCGTCCAGCAGCTCTGAGAGTGCGCGCTGCTGCGGTATGCTTGAGTGGTGTACTGGAGGGGCTGCTGTGGCCCTGGGCCTTGCAGACCTGGTTCAGCTCCCGATCCTCTGCCATCGCCCACCAATTCACATCAACCCAACACCAGGCTGCCGTTCAACCACCTGTCGGGAGACGGTGCAAGTAGTAAGATAAATGAATTGGCGCCCTAAAGcccaaaaagaaaataagtttgtcAGGGCTGTCAGAGTAAGTAAATCACCAAGAACTACACCCACGGTAAGTAATGCAGACCCCTCCATACTTTATAACCCTCCAGTCATACTCCACATCTTGcgttaaagaatgtccttaccaagtttcatcacaattgttaTAAGCTGTGCTTCTCTACATACatgtacccttataaaagcttaccacagtaattttgcacttttcacatgcttttcccatggttctaTGCATTTAATGTAGTTTATCACATTTggccatgtttgttaatatgctctACAGTACTACCAATGGTTTACCCTGCTTTCACTTTCCTTTATTACACTTAGCAATGCtcttactatagtaaacttttaaaagggtgaACATAAAGCACACAAGCAGGGTTAATAAGATGATCATCATCTAGAAGTACATTTCCAAAGGAAAGATGACCACATCCATTTTCTAAAACACTGTTCTATTTTCACTATCCCCCGTATTCAGTTaaagtatatataattttttctagAAATATTTATTAACCTAGATCTCTTTAACGTGTTGGTAGGTATGCACCTATTAAATTACGTGTTCTACCTTTGGGGGATCATAAACATGAGAGGATTCAtacgcaaaaaaataaaacatattagaCGTATTCCCCGTTCCCCCCTTCACCCATTAAGGGACTGTTTGTATGCATGTTTTATAACAATATACTATTGAATACAGTTTACTTAAAAGAAgaaatttgctttttttaaattttgttctaAGAGACGAGATATAAAATTAGGTAAAAACAATTGAAACACTAGTTCTTACTTTTTACTGaattttttcttgtgttttttgtaagtGTTACACTGCCCTGCCCCAACCAAAACACCACAGCCTAGCCGAGACCGCAGAACTCGCCAACATGGCGTAGTTTACTTCCACGGCAAGGGAATGCACACGAACAGTATGTGAGACGCTGACTATAGGAGTCGAGCAGCGGTACGTTTGTGTGGATGCTACActtgcagtgttaaaaaaaacccGCACTGAAACAATTGAGACATTTGGTCATTCGAGGAGCCAGGTGTATATtcattattcaataaaaaaatacacgaCAAAAAAACGAAATATGTTTAAATCCATTTGTTTCTctgtaaatacaaacatacaaaacaacaacaaaacaaagaaaaacacacacaaacactttttACACTGCAATCAAGTTATAGTGGTATTATTTAAAAATCCTTATACGAGTTCATTATAAACgtagtggaagcatggtaaaccaCTGTGGAACCTAGTGTGACGTATTACATCACATCAATAAGCATGGCGATCCATGCTACATCATTTTAAACGCATTGTATAAACTTTGAATTCTATCTATTGAACGGTTCCTGACTAGTGGAAGCATGTAGCCAAACTATCCCCAAGTTATCAAATCGAATTAATAACACCATGTACTCTGTATATGTGGGATGGAGTTGAGTGTCAGCTTGCTGTTAAATTTCACAAATGCAAAGCATAATCTTTCTTAAAACCGCATTGAACAAAAACATCAACATAAGCAACTATTCGCATTGCAGTTCAGATACGTTCAAAGGCAATTGGCGCTCAGCACCTAAaacaacacataataaataagCTGTCTTTTGAGTGTCTTTGAAATTACTAGAATagcagttttaaaaacactgcGGTTTTACTGGTGGATACTTACAGTTCTGTTAAAAGTGGCCACCTTATCTACTgggaaagtaaaaaacaaacacacaggtgaGTTAACATTACACTGTCGATCGTTGTTTGATATGGTATTATGTAACAACCCGGGATACATTGAACATAATGATCTCTCAAGAATGACTCTGCATTTTTCGTTGATAAGGCAGACTTTAGCATCCTTACTTTTCGACTCGGTCGAAATGTAAGGCCCttacttttgttctgtttttcaaatCTGGGCTCCGGACAAACAGGTTAACACTGCAAGCCCACAATCCTTTGCGTCTTGTTTCGCATCCAGTCTCCCAGTTTACTCTCCCCCAACAAACAGCAACGCCGTGATGGATCCTGGAGCGGACAGCGACTGGAGGAGTCTCGCTTTCCGACAGAAAGTGGTAGGACAGATGTAAGTTCCCGTGGTTTGTTGTATACTATTGGTAATGTTCGAAACGCAGGTAGCCGGGAGTCTAGACAAGGAAGCGATTGAAATACCAGCCGGGAACTGGCGCTTTCAGGCCGTGATAGCAGCCTCGGCGTTGCTTGCAACCTCACAGCCGAAAAGCGGGGGTGGTTTAGGTTATGACTTGCGATCCCTCGCTCGCACTGTCCCTCTTTAAGCATCATTTATTGCGAAACCGCACCGCTCTCTTCGTCAATATAAAGTCGACTGCGGAAATGTttgataattttaataaatatcaaCTTATGTAGACACGTGTAGAAGTGTAACGAACGGGTTAACGAGAAGCACAAAGCACGATTGATTTCACGGCAGTCAACATTACAACTTTTTGATTCGTGTGTTGAAACCGTGAACTTGAATTAACTTCATTTGTAAAACGTTTTCCTGCTGCTTGGAATAAAGACTGGTGGTAGATGGCAAGAAATCGTGTTTGTGCTACTGTCGTACACCAGTTTTACTGTATCAGTTAATTACCAAGACCGGCGATGATAGCGTTTGAAATGCCTGTCATGTTGACAGTGCTGTGATTCATAGTGGTTGTACTAAAATGGATGGAGTGGAATAGCTAATGCTatctatttaaattaattaatggtTATTTGTCGCATCACATGTATTCAACAGTAATTGTATGTATTACGGTTTTTGGAGGTGGTAAAATACCCAGTAAGAGATTACATTCTTTAGCCGTGGTatgttttatagttgttttattgAATTCCTAAGCTATGAGCACATCGgccctttacattttaaataccccTTTTTAGTAGTTTAATCTTTTTGTATAGGCAGCATTTTACACTGACTTCTGTAAAGTGGTGGATTGCAAACAGTCAATTCTAGTTTGAGATTTTTGTAAATCCATATTGGCTTCCGCAGTTTACAAATCTATTAGAATAGTTGCatagaatttaattttaaaaatggacCCTTAACAAATAAATCCGCTCTGAATAATAAAATGATTCAAGCAGTTACAGTATAAAACGATTTTAGAGAAATACAGAATGTATAACAGATTGGATATTTGAGTCTGTCCTAAGCCACTGCAATATTAAAGGCACGTAAAGGACTGCAATTGCTGTAATTTAAGTTTGATTTAACGTTGTTTTCTGATGGGTGTTTATTTCAGTGAAGAGGCGATGCGTAAAGCAGGGACCGCTCACAATAAGTCCAGCAATGACATGGAAAACCACGTCTTCATGAAAGCTAAATCAAGGGTGAGTactctgcagggatggaaataaaaaacactgcataGTAGTTTCATCCATTTCAGGTTgtaataccagcttgattagccacagtgcacagGTAATACAGAAGTGTCTGattaaacatagtaaaataaGGAATGAATCAAATCCCTGCTCCTTGCCAGTTAattttgagtaaaataaacaaacgCAAATCACAGTTTGTCTAATTACAATAGTGCTTTAACTTGAGCAATTTGACTAAGTtcctttttaaagctgtttttaccaaaacacattttgtaaagaTTGTAGGTTCTAGTCTGCCACGGTTTATTGGTATTGCATTAAGCGAGATCGTCTGCTTCTAGTTTTGTATTGtcaaaaaagtttaaatgtttgtgtttggatGCCAAACTCTTTGGTGGCTATTATTTAGGCTGTGTTtccctatgtgtttttttttccattcctctGATACATTAGTTGCCACATTTGCTGTATCCTTTGTATTGCCAATGAAAATGATGACCGTATATTTTATTGCACAGAAATTGCATCACTTGTGGTGTGAGTCAGAAGACCATGTGCCATAAACTGGGTGTTGAAAGTCTTTAGTGGATTATTGCATAACTGCCTGAATCTACTACTAAATGTGGTTCTTTGATGTtcctatacaaaaaaacaaacattgccaaTAATGCTttccaatattttgtttttgttttactttgaaacagGAGGAATATCTGTCCTTGGTGGCAAGACTAATTATTCACTTCAGAGACATTCGTAAGtactgtttaaaatgcaatttggcTTAGTTTTTTGTACTTGTACAGTAAAAATTCCAGAAGCTTGCTTTgcaatggaaacttttttttttaaatatataaaacaatgacttATTGTACCAATTATATTCCAGTTGAGACACTGCACCTTTCTTTTTCAGATAAGAAGGCCCAAGGCCAAGGTGGTAAGTAATCctttttttcatattgtatttttggAGATCTAACAGTGTGGCAATATTAGACAAACGGCCGATTTCATTAAGGTCTTTACTGTAAAGGGCATGATGAGCTCAAAAtgcttaataaatgtatataagtTAATAAATATCAGCTTGGATGGCTATTAGTTACGGTGTCCAAGCTGGAAATGATTTGGTCTGATCAGCCTTGTAAAACAAATTATTCTATCATCTTATTACCCCAGACCCCATGAACGCATTACAGAACCTGACAGGGGGTCCTCCCGGTGGGGCGGCTGGAATGGGAATGGTGCGGCCTCAAGGAGTCGGGATGACTGGGCTCGGACAGATAAGCCAGCAGATGCTGTCTGGGCAGACGCAGCCAGGGACATCAGGGATGCCACCTCACGGCTTACAAGGAGTTGCTAACGCTGCACAGCAAAGTAAGTGGCAAGAAACTGCAGACATACTGTAAGAGATACCACACttttcaattagaaaaaaaacaaaacaaagccctCTTGGTGGATAGAGCCCATTAAGCAATTGTAGAAGTACTGACTTGGTTCTCTAGCTTATTCACACACTTCCTTCTAGGTCTTTGAAATGATGCTTTTTGAATGTAATGCAAATGCAGGTAAAGTGCTGTGTGAGATTAATCAACAAGCACACTCTTTATTTACAGTCCCTTTAAACTATTGTGAGAATCCTAGCTAAATGAAACAATtgtactttctttttattgtgctttgcaCATATATGAGGCAAATTGTATGCCTTTTGCTTGAAAACCATTAAGGAAGTAGTAAATACCATTATGTGCTATGCTTCTGAGGTGCTTACATTAATCTCATGGATTTAAGATCCCTTCTAGCATTGATACAGAGACAAGGCTTGGctttgctgctttgtttttgtcactACCACCTGCTATACAGTAGATATTAGCTGTGTACAGATGCAATAACACATACAATTCCATTACATTCAGCCTCATCCTTTTCCATTGTAGATCAGCTCCAGATGCAGCAGTTAGCACAACAgcaacagcatcagcagcagtttcagcagcagcaggcagccttgcaacaacagcagcaacagcagtttCAAGCGCAGCAACAGTCTGCCATGCAACAGCAACAGTTTCAAGCGCAGCAGCAACACATACTCAAGCTGCagcaaatgcagcagcagcagcagcaacaacaacaaaaccaacaGCAACAGGTAATGAATGCTTGagattttattttgcaaagtTTCCACTAAGCTATTATTGGTGCTGCAGTGTACGCTACAATAATGGCTACCTGGGCCAATTCTTCAAATCTGTGCACCGTACCTGCAAATGCGTTGTTGTGTTCTATCTTTAGCACTGCCTTCCATGACAGCACAAGCACTCGTCTGTATTGTTTGCTTCGATCTccagccattattttattttgctttgtcaagttttttttttttttaatcaaagttcTTGATCACATTGGCACTAAAAGGCACTTCAATACTGTGAACACTAGTTTGTCAGGCTAAGTCCGGATGACCTCGGACAAGTTATACATTCAATCAGTTATTGGTTTTTCTAACAAATTACATATATTCTGCTTTAGCCGCTAGCTGTGCAGCTTTGCTTTAGCTGGTGTGTTGATTAATAGCTGACGCCAAATACGTAGATAGCAGATTGCTTTGCAAACTCTCTtagatttagcttttaaattaaTGCTCTTTTTTAATGCACTGATCTCTTGTGGCAGTTGCCTAGATTACAGTAAGCTTGATCTAGACcaacaaaaatattaaagaaatctGTCTCACTCCATCTGTTTCTAGCAATCTCATCCCAGttccaatatacagtacagtagttccaAAGTCATGTGGGGACTTGGTGTGTTAGGGCTGCTGTGATCAGACTGGATTTAAAGAAACAAAGTGTTCCATGCAATATTTTGCTTATGACTACTATTGGTCCTCTAAAAATACAGTTTGagacattttttgtataaaacagtATTCTCAATTTGTGCAATTCATCCTTTTGAAATGTTAGTTTCTGAAAAAGGTCTGGAATGGTAGGGCTGGAGGGCGGAGGCATCACTTCTTGCTTCAGctcttttatataataaaaaaaaaaaaaaaaagtttgtgccttttaactccccccccccccccccccccaacacacacacacacacacacacacacacacacacacacacagtgcttttcaattgcagttaaatgtacaaaaaaacctTTGGCATTCTGCAATTTCTTTTTAGATGCTTCCTCCAAGATTGCAGCAACAGCATCAGCAACTGCAGCAACTTGCACAATTGCAGCAGctccagcaacagcaacagcagcagcagcagcagcaggctcaGGCGCAAGCaatgcaacagcagcagcagcagcaggcacagGCGCAAGCAATGCAACAGCAGCAGGTGCAGCAGCCAATGCAACAGTctcagcaccagcagcagcagccgcctcAGTCCATACAGCAGCAGATGCAGCAAATGGCACAGCAGCAACAAGCCCCCCAGCCCCAGCAAGCTCAGCTGCCACCACAGTCCCAGCAGCAAACCATGGTGCCCCAACCTCAATCCCTAGCAGGGCAGATACAAGGACAGCCAGGCCAAACTGGGGGTCtcacgcagcagcagcagcagcagttaaaaGCCATGCAGGTAAAACTAGGCAATTTTATCTGATTAAGCCTAGAGAATAAGCagcaaaaaaaagtgtatctACGTAGAACAGCTGTAGCACAGTGTTGGGCATTAACTAGCTTCTGCACTTATTAACTCTTTTcattgtttgctttaaaaaaaaaaaaaaaaaaaaaatcaattagcgTGCATGCCTGCTTTCTTCATATCTGACTGTCCTGTAAttgtaacaaaaactaaaaataagttgAATGCAAATATGTTACTTGTTGAAATACATACACCTACTTGTGACAAAAATGAGACATTTATGTTTACGAGAAGCAGCTCAAGAACAGTAAGAGTTGTTTATCGTAATTTCATATCTGttcaaaaaaagcttttttgtaaTCGGCACAGCTAGTGGCCCGATAGTcttcaagctttaaaaaaaaaaaaaaaaaaccaaaacacctcGAAGCTTTGGTTTCAGTATTGCTTAGGCTATAAGTGATGTGAGTTTGGTGGTCTGAGCTTGGCCCTCTCTGACAGACCACAGCGTTAATAATTCTGAAATCATGGAACAATGTGAGCGGCAGGCTCTGCTCAAGGGAGGTGCTGATTCAGGTCCCATTCTTTCATGACCACTGCAATACACtagaatataaatatacatcAAATCAGTAATTCTACACTGTTCTGGACAGTTACAGGCTCGTGCACAAAtggttcagcagcagcagcagcagcagcaagcacaaCAGGCAGCTCAGCAACAGGCTCAACACCAAGCCCAGCAAGTTGCACAGGCACAGCTAGCAGCAGGAGGAGCTCCTGGACAGGTAAGGGTGGCTCATAGAGGAAGGTGTGATTGGTGCAGGCCTGTAGTGAATGCATGTTTCTAATTAGCATGGTAGTGGGGTAACTGGTGGCTTTTCTATGTATAGTAATACAGTGATAAAtggcaagataaaaaaaacacctggacTTAACATTGTGAAGCACAAAAAGAAGTTGATGTTATGTTTGTGGTACAAGCACTCTTGCGTTAACGCTGGAAGTGATAATCAGGTTTTCTATGGAAAGTACATTTGGGTTGTCGGTGCATTTGAAGTTGAAGTATATGTTACTTTAATTTATGTTATCGAATGCTACCACTTTCCTGGACTTTGCATGATGGTGCTGCTAGTACACTGAGGTGAAAGAAGGCTGCACACAATTGTCAGCAATTACCACCATGTATTTAAGGTAATTGCCACTAAT
The Polyodon spathula isolate WHYD16114869_AA chromosome 22, ASM1765450v1, whole genome shotgun sequence genome window above contains:
- the LOC121297285 gene encoding mediator of RNA polymerase II transcription subunit 15-like isoform X3, with translation MDPGADSDWRSLAFRQKVVGQIEEAMRKAGTAHNKSSNDMENHVFMKAKSREEYLSLVARLIIHFRDIHKKAQGQGDPMNALQNLTGGPPGGAAGMGMVRPQGVGMTGLGQISQQMLSGQTQPGTSGMPPHGLQGVANAAQQNQLQMQQLAQQQQHQQQFQQQQAALQQQQQQQFQAQQQSAMQQQQFQAQQQHILKLQQMQQQQQQQQQNQQQQMLPPRLQQQHQQLQQLAQLQQLQQQQQQQQQQQAQAQAMQQQQQQQAQAQAMQQQQVQQPMQQSQHQQQQPPQSIQQQMQQMAQQQQAPQPQQAQLPPQSQQQTMVPQPQSLAGQIQGQPGQTGGLTQQQQQQLKAMQLQARAQMVQQQQQQQQAQQAAQQQAQHQAQQVAQAQLAAGGAPGQVSQSSITMMSSPSPVQQVSTPQSMPPPSQPQPSPQPPTSQPNSVSSGPAPSPGGFLPSPSPQPSQSPATARTPQNFSVPSPGPLNTPGNPGSVMSPASSSQTEEQQYLEKLKQLSKYIEPLRRMINKIDKNEDRKKDLSKMKSLLDILTDPSKRCPLKTLQKCEIALEKLKNDMAVPTPPPPPVPSTKQQYLCQPLLDAVLTNMRSPVFNHSLYRTFAPAMTAIHGPPIMGPVISARKRKHEDDERQTIPNILQGEVARLNPKFLVNLDPSHCSNNGTVHLICKLDDKNLPSVPPLQLSIPADYPEQSPQWSDDAQHYEANPFLQTVHRNMTSKLLQLPDKHSVTALLSTWAQSVRQACLSAA